The Spirochaetales bacterium genome contains the following window.
CTTGTTGATCGCGATGACGACCGCGTCTGTTTTTGCATATGCGTCTTTCTTTCTTATCTGATCACTGAATGCGGCCCTTCCGAACACACTGCCGGCATGGTATTCGACACCCTCGATTTCCACGATACCTTCCTTGATCCAGAAAAACTCCGTTCCATGTTCTCCCTTTTTGACAATTTGATCTCCGGCTTTAAAAATCAGTTCCCTCTCCGGATCCAGCTCCTGGCCTTTGAATCCGAATTTTATCTTGTATTCGAGTTTTATATTTCTTACGACCGCATTGCAGTCAAAACCCCTCATTTTCTGCGCAATTTTCTTCTTTATGGCACCGATTGCAAAGCG
Protein-coding sequences here:
- a CDS encoding cyclic nucleotide-binding domain-containing protein; amino-acid sequence: MGGGIIHAQKAAGDVYFINNQGKEVIDPSKDVEVKMDEDFPGVIISDAIEEAKRFAIGAIKKKIAQKMRGFDCNAVVRNIKLEYKIKFGFKGQELDPERELIFKAGDQIVKKGEHGTEFFWIKEGIVEIEGVEYHAGSVFGRAAFSDQIRKKDAYAKTDAVVIAINKDHPDLVDKIPILLEKFAQEVQRIKRVRPKAKIDKINLED